The following is a genomic window from Chloracidobacterium sp..
TCTGCGAGTTCGGTAAGCTGCTTGCCGCCGCCATGGATCACGCACACGCGGATGCCGACCTCGTGAAGCAAGGCGATCTCTTCTGCCAGTGATTCGAGGTTTGCCTTATCTTCGGTAACCTTGCCTGAAAACTTGATGACAAAAGTCTTGCCGGCAAAGCGTTGAATATACGGAAGTGCCTCGCGCAGCAGGTCAAGCATTTCAATATTCATTTAAACACCTCGGTCAAGATCGCCTTCTGAATATGGAGGCGGTTCTCGGCCTCATCAACGACGACGGAGCGGGCAGATTCTATAACTTCGTCGGTAACGACCACATTTCTGCGAACCGGCAGGCAATGCATAAAGATCGCATCATTGGTCCGCGACATCTTTGCGGCGTCAACGATCCATTGGGGGCGTAATTTTTCACGATACGCGATCTCCGCCGCCGCATCACCGTAAAATTGTTTGGCGCCCCAACTTTTTGCATACACGACATCTGCATTCTCGAACGCAGCGTTCACGTCATCCGTGAGTTCAACGGTCGTTCCGTTCTCATCAGCTTTTTCGTTGAGTGTCCGAACAAGCTCATCATCCAGCTCATATCCTTTCGGTGCCGCGATCGTTAGCTCGTGGCCGATCTGCGCAGATGCAAGAGCAAAGCTGTTAGGCACGGCCATCGGCAATGGCTTAGGATGCCACGCCCAAGTCATCACGACCTTCTTTTTGCCCGCACCGAGCTTTTCGCGAATCGTCATCATATCTGCCACTGATTGACACGGATGGTGCATCGCCGATTCGAGATTTATGATCGGTACCGATGCGTATCTCGCGAAAGCATTAAGGATCGGATCCGTTCGTTCGCTTTCCCAATCCGCGAGTTTCGCGAATGTCCGCACCCCGATCGCACTAACATAACGTTCAAGCACCCGAACAAACTCCTTCAAATGTTCCGTCTTATCGCCATCCATCACAACACCTTCGCGGTGCTCTAAACTCCAGGATGTGCTTCCGGGTTCAAGAATGATAGGATTTCCGCCAAGTTCGTAAACGCCTGCCTGCATCGACGCTCTTGTTCTCAAACTCGGATCAAAGAAAACAAGCGCGACGGACCTTCCTGCAAGAGGCTTTTCGACGATCGCGCCGCTTTTGATCTTTAATGCAAGATCGATCAGTGAGTTGAGCCGTTCGGCCGAAAGCCCCGCGGTCGAAAGATAATTTTTCATTCAGCCAATACCTCGATCAATTTATCCAACTCATCCGTGCTGACGCAGAGCGGCGGCAGAAGCCGCATCACATTAGGATCGCTCGATGTTCCGGTAATTATTGCTCTTTCGATAAGTTTCTGATGGATCGGAGCACATTCAGTGTCAAATTCGATCCCAAGCAAACAGCCTTTTCCGCGTATGCTGATGACACTGCGGGCCCCTTCGAGATACGAACGCAGGTGTTTTTCGGCGGCCAGTGCATTCTCCAGCATATTCTCTTGCTCGATGGCTTCGATGGTTGCCGAGACCGCGGCCATCGCAAGCATTCCGCCTCCGAAAGTCGTGCCGAGGTCATTTGTTCTGATCTCCGAAGCCAAACTTTCGCTCATAAGGCAGGCGCCGACCGGAACACCGCTGCCTAAGGACTTTGCGAGCGTGATCACATCAGGACAAACTCCGCCGGCGTTATCGCTGCCAGAAAAGAACCAGTTGCCCGTGCGTCCGACTCCCGTCTGAACTTCGTCGAATATCAGAATGATGCCGAGTTCATTACACAATTCACGCAGGGAAATAAAGAATTCGGGTGGTGCCTCGCGCACGCCTGCCATTGATTGTATCGGCTCGACAATGATCGCCGCTGTGTCGCGATCTGCAACCCGACGCACACTTTCGATATCGCCGAACGCTGCCATCAAATGCAAAGGAACATTCGGTTCGCCGATCTGCCGGTATCTTCCGAGAAATGTTGCTGAGATCGAATCGGCAGTTCGTCCGTGAAAGCCGCCGTCGAATGACACGACCTTCGCGCGGCCGGTTGCAAGGCGGGCCGTCCGCATCGCATTTTCGTTCGCTTCTGTCCCCGAATTGCAAAAGAACGCGCGGCTCAGGCTGTCGGGAGCTATCGAGACCAATTTTTCTGCGGCTCTTGCACGTACGTCAGAATAAACAAGATTCGAGTAGAACATCAGCCGGTTTGCCTGTTCTGTTATCGCTCTGACAACGTGCGGATGCGAGTGGCCTGTCGCACACACCGCATGGCCTCCGTAGAGATCAAGGTATTCGCGGCCCTCGCTTGTCCAAATTCGCGTGCCCGAACCACGCTCAACAGCAATACCCATCTTTGCGTATGTGGACACTTCGCAGTTGTCCTCGATGTGTTTAATATCTTCGAATTTCATTTGAAACGCCCAAAATGACCGCCGCTCTTATCGGTCGCGGCCGGCCGCCCCTACGGATTTGATCCTGTGAAGACAAGGCCCGTTCGCTCTTCGAGGCCGAACATAAGGTTCATGTTCTGCACCGCTTGGCCCGCAGCGCCTTTGACGAGATTGTCGATCGCCGCGAATATAACGACCTGATCATTGCTTGTGTAAAGAGAGATGTCGCAGAAATTCGTGTTCTTCACCCAATTTATATCTGGCGAGCCGTCAACCACGCGAACAAAGAAGGAACTGCGATAGTAGTGGGTAAAAAGGTGCCGGAGGTCATTGTTAGTAACCAGAACCGTCGTGTCCAGATAACACGATACAAAGATCCCGCGCGAAACCGGCATGCTGTGCGTCATGAATACCAGACGGTCAGCGAACGGACCGACCTCGCATAAATGCTGGGTTATCTCCGGTAAGTGTTGATGAACAAATGGTTTGTATGCATAAAAAGAATTGCTTCGCTGCGGATGGTGCGTATTTGCGGTCGGCTTTGCCCCCGAACCGCTCGACCCCGTCTTGGCATCTACTATGATCTTTCCGCTCAAAAGGCCGCTGTTCACCATCGGGGCCAGCGCGAGCAATGTTGCCGTTGCGAAGCAGCCCGGATTTGCAATGTATTGAGCGTCCTTTATTCTGTCGCGATTCGTCTCGGTCAGGCCGTACACGAACTTCTTCTGCAGATCACCGGCATGCTCGCGGCCATAGTATTCCTTGAACACGTCTTCGTCGTCCAAACGAAAATCGCCCGACAGATCAATTACCTTGACGTTCGGCGGCAGCTGCGGGACGAGTTCAAGCGCCTGCCCGTGCGGCAGTGCGAAAAATGCGACGTCGATCTCCGATTCGGTAAGATCTTCCGGTGTCGGTATGAACTCCAGATCGGTGAGCGAGTAGAGGTTCCGATGAACAGAACCGACAGCCTTCCCGCCGTGTTCATTAGCGGTAACGAAGACGATCTCCGCGTTCGGATGGATCAAGAGTATTCGCAGCAGCTCACTTCCTCCATAACCCGAACCACCGAATATGCCTATACGGATGCGTTGATCTCGCTGATCGGTCATGCGACTGCCTCCGCAAAGGTGTGTGCGGCATCGACCAATTCATACAGTCTTTTGCCGTCGCGCCGAGCATTTCCGGCCGCGATGCCGAAATTGTGTGCAACAAAGTCCTCGCCCATCTGCGAATCGGTTACGGAACCGGCGATCACATCGGGAATGATGCCGAACTGCTTCAAGATCGAAATGCCGCCGGCGACACCGACATAATCTGATGCGCAGAAAACAAAAGCTCCCATCGCATCACGGATCTCAGCATCAGCAAGGATCGATTCGACAGAATAGCCGCCGAGGATGCCGTCACCCAATTCGGCAACGATAAGTTCAGGCCCGCTTTTCTCAAGATGGTTCAGAATACCCTTCGCCACTGATGCGAGGTCAGGATGATCGACCGAAGAGGGAAGCCCGCAATCAAGAAAACTCGCCGTCGCGACTGCCCCATGATCCTGCATATTCAGTGTATCCCGCATACAGGCGATGCCTGTCAGCTTTGCGCCGGCGACACGCACGCCGGCATAGGCTGCTTGCTTGATGATCTCGGTCGCTGCAACCGTCTTACCCGAATTCATACATGAACCGGCTACTACGACCAGCCTGGAATCGATCTTCAGCGAACTTTCCGAGGGCAATGCACTCCGGTCGATGTTTACCATTCCGCCGTTATCACAGCATACAACGCCGATAACCTCGACCTCGATCGCATCCGAAAAAGACGAGTGGTGGCCGCGGCACTCTCCTATGACGCCGCCCATGTTGAGCAAATGGAGACGTTCGCCTTGTTGAACGGATTCCGGCACCTCGCCGACAAATCCCTTTAGAGCTCGGCGCTTTCCAAATGCCCCGATAAAAACATCACCGGAATTTACCTTTGCAAGGCGGCCCGAAGGAAGTTCTATGTTGCCGTAGGTAAGGCTTTCCGTAAGAGCTCGAACCGCAACTACATCGCCCATCCGAACTTTCCTTCGCTCGGTAACGACAGAGACCGTTCGGCCCAAACCAAGATTTCCGACAACTGAGCCGTGCTTTTGCACCTCGACCATTTTCATATCTCGAACAACTCCCAAATCGCTTTGACCGCGGCCGCCTGCATAGTTTCGTCGGCCACTGCAATAAATATCGTATCGTCGCCGGCGATGGTGCCGATGATGTATGGAATGGCGGCGGCATCGATCTTAACAGTAACAGCGGATGCGAGGCCGGAAGGGCAATGGCCTACGATCAGATTGCTTCCCGCCGGTTCCAGAGATCGCAGCATCGGGTCGCCGATAGCAACAGGCGGCATTTTGTAATGCCCGTTCACCTTTGCAATACCAAGTTCCTCAATATCCCGCGAAATGCTCGCCTGCGTTACCGCAAAACCGACCTCGATCAGTTCTGCAACTAACTCTTCCTGCGTTGAAATGTCTTTCTGCCTAATAAGCTGCTGCAAGGCCTTTTGTCTGTCGGATTTTTTCATAACGAACACAGAATATCAGCGGAACACCGATGCTCAGTAAGCAAACATAACTATACAAATAAATGTATGTTTATGCAAGTACGATGTATATTTATGCGGAACTTTCCTAAAACAAGGCAAGTTTTATGCGGAGGAATTTTTTCGGATTTGCTCGAAAGTCCTTAACAAGCTGCGTCCCTTCACCTGTAAATGTCGCCACATTATTCGCTGTAACACTTAGATTGTTATACAACGTCTCGTCATTCAATATCTTGCCGAGCGTGCCTTTGCCGTTGTGGGCATCGCCAAGTATCGCGTCGAGCTTTGCCGCTACAGTATTAAATCTGTCAAGAGCAGAACGGGCATCGTTATAAAGGGCCTCGTCCTTCAGCAGCTTGCCCGCTGAACCTTTGCCGTCGCGCAGGTCGGCAGAAACGACCTTCAGATCGGCAGCAATATCGTTGAACTGACTTACCGCTTTGCGCAGATCGGTAACCGCCGCACGGGTCTCGTTGTAAAGCGCATCATCAGAAACGAATTTTCCGGCCGAGCCTCGGCCCGCTTTAATGTCAGCGGATATTGCCTCGAGCTGAGCAACGGTGCGGTTTAGGCTGTCGTAAAGTTCGGGGTCGTTAACAAGTTTGCCTGCGCTGCCTTCGCCGCTGTTTATCTTTTCGATCGTTGTCTTAAGGCGCGATACGGTGTCGCGCGTTTCCGCCACGGCTCCGTCAAGATGGTCGTATAACTGCTCGTCATTGATCACACGTCCCAGCGTACCTTCGCCAGTATTCGCCTTGTTCAAGATGTCGTTAACCGGCGTTGCGAGCTTATTGATCTGTTTGAGAAGGTTGTTACCTGTTTCGGTTAGCTGATTCATCGAGATCGATTCGATGCTCGGCAGGATGGCGTTCTCATCGATGGGCGAACCTTTTGACGTGCCCGGCGAAATGTTTATTAGCTTGTCGTTCGCAAGCAGCGAGGTTGCCACCATCTGCGCGGTCGAATCCGTTCTGATAAGCTCGGTGATCGGGCGCTTCTCGAAGGTTCGCGTAACCGACATTGACGCCTCGACACGCTCTTGCTCCGTTGCATCCGAACCGAGGAACGTTACCTCATCGACCTTGCCGATGGAAACGCCGGCGAGCTGCACTTCAGCTCCGGGTCTGAGCCCGTCCGCGGTTGGAAAGCGAGCCTTCAATCGAAGCTTCTTTGCAAATGGGTTGAAATCGCCGCTCGAATTCAGGATCAAGAAACCGAGCGCGATCAGAGCCGCCAGCACGAAAATACCGACGCGTAACTCGCTGATCGTAATGGCCTTATTGCTTCGTGGCATTCGTCCTTCGTCCGCGAATAAAGTCGTAGATATAGTCTTCGCGGCTCTCGAACAGCTGGTTCTCAGAGCCGCTGAATATGATATCTCCGTGTCTGAGCATCATAACAGAAGTATTCAGCATACAGAGCGTTTCGCCCTCTTTTTCGAAACTAACGCCGCCCTTGTCGTCAACAATAGCATATTCTGACGCGAGATACTCAAGGTTGTTCATCTCGTGCGTGACGAAAAGGGAGGATACTTCCTCAAGATCACGGAGCTTGATCGCAAGTTCGCAGATCGTGCGTGCCGTCGGCGGATCGAGTCCCGCTGTCGGTTCATCGAACAGCACAATGGTCGGACTTCCGACGAGTGCCCGCGCGATGCCGACGCGCCGCCGCATTCCGCCCGACAGTTCGGACGGCATCTTGTCTATCGCGTCCGCGAGATCGACGAACTCTAACATTCGCCTCACTTCATCCTCGATCTCGTCCTCATCGACATTCTCCTCGGCAAGCCGGTAGGCGACGTTATCGTAAACCGAGAGCGAATCGAAAAGAGCACCCTCCTGAAAGACCATTCCGATCTTCTTCCGGATACGCATCATTTCCTGATCATCAAGCTCGGTTATGTCTTCGCCGTCAATAAAGACCTTTCCCGAGTCGGGGCGGATAAGGCCGAGCACCAAATTGATGATGGTTGACTTCCCGGTACCGGAGCCGCCGAGTACAAGCCGCGTTTCACCGCGTCCGAGCGTAAAGCTGACCTTATTTAGGATCACGAGGTCATCAAACGCCAGTTCAACATCTTGAAACTCGATCGCCGGAACAAGCCCGAACTCTTCGCCGCGGCTTTCGACGACAGCGTTATCAGCGATTTCGTCAACTGCGATCATCAGAACATCGTACTCGAAAAGAAGGTTTGCAGGATCTTTGACAAAAAGAAGTCGGCAATGATCACGC
Proteins encoded in this region:
- a CDS encoding arginine repressor yields the protein MKKSDRQKALQQLIRQKDISTQEELVAELIEVGFAVTQASISRDIEELGIAKVNGHYKMPPVAIGDPMLRSLEPAGSNLIVGHCPSGLASAVTVKIDAAAIPYIIGTIAGDDTIFIAVADETMQAAAVKAIWELFEI
- a CDS encoding N-acetylornithine carbamoyltransferase, which codes for MKNYLSTAGLSAERLNSLIDLALKIKSGAIVEKPLAGRSVALVFFDPSLRTRASMQAGVYELGGNPIILEPGSTSWSLEHREGVVMDGDKTEHLKEFVRVLERYVSAIGVRTFAKLADWESERTDPILNAFARYASVPIINLESAMHHPCQSVADMMTIREKLGAGKKKVVMTWAWHPKPLPMAVPNSFALASAQIGHELTIAAPKGYELDDELVRTLNEKADENGTTVELTDDVNAAFENADVVYAKSWGAKQFYGDAAAEIAYREKLRPQWIVDAAKMSRTNDAIFMHCLPVRRNVVVTDEVIESARSVVVDEAENRLHIQKAILTEVFK
- the argC gene encoding N-acetyl-gamma-glutamyl-phosphate reductase; translated protein: MTDQRDQRIRIGIFGGSGYGGSELLRILLIHPNAEIVFVTANEHGGKAVGSVHRNLYSLTDLEFIPTPEDLTESEIDVAFFALPHGQALELVPQLPPNVKVIDLSGDFRLDDEDVFKEYYGREHAGDLQKKFVYGLTETNRDRIKDAQYIANPGCFATATLLALAPMVNSGLLSGKIIVDAKTGSSGSGAKPTANTHHPQRSNSFYAYKPFVHQHLPEITQHLCEVGPFADRLVFMTHSMPVSRGIFVSCYLDTTVLVTNNDLRHLFTHYYRSSFFVRVVDGSPDINWVKNTNFCDISLYTSNDQVVIFAAIDNLVKGAAGQAVQNMNLMFGLEERTGLVFTGSNP
- a CDS encoding aminotransferase class III-fold pyridoxal phosphate-dependent enzyme translates to MKFEDIKHIEDNCEVSTYAKMGIAVERGSGTRIWTSEGREYLDLYGGHAVCATGHSHPHVVRAITEQANRLMFYSNLVYSDVRARAAEKLVSIAPDSLSRAFFCNSGTEANENAMRTARLATGRAKVVSFDGGFHGRTADSISATFLGRYRQIGEPNVPLHLMAAFGDIESVRRVADRDTAAIIVEPIQSMAGVREAPPEFFISLRELCNELGIILIFDEVQTGVGRTGNWFFSGSDNAGGVCPDVITLAKSLGSGVPVGACLMSESLASEIRTNDLGTTFGGGMLAMAAVSATIEAIEQENMLENALAAEKHLRSYLEGARSVISIRGKGCLLGIEFDTECAPIHQKLIERAIITGTSSDPNVMRLLPPLCVSTDELDKLIEVLAE
- a CDS encoding ATP-binding cassette domain-containing protein, which codes for MIAVDEIADNAVVESRGEEFGLVPAIEFQDVELAFDDLVILNKVSFTLGRGETRLVLGGSGTGKSTIINLVLGLIRPDSGKVFIDGEDITELDDQEMMRIRKKIGMVFQEGALFDSLSVYDNVAYRLAEENVDEDEIEDEVRRMLEFVDLADAIDKMPSELSGGMRRRVGIARALVGSPTIVLFDEPTAGLDPPTARTICELAIKLRDLEEVSSLFVTHEMNNLEYLASEYAIVDDKGGVSFEKEGETLCMLNTSVMMLRHGDIIFSGSENQLFESREDYIYDFIRGRRTNATKQ
- a CDS encoding MCE family protein; the encoded protein is MPRSNKAITISELRVGIFVLAALIALGFLILNSSGDFNPFAKKLRLKARFPTADGLRPGAEVQLAGVSIGKVDEVTFLGSDATEQERVEASMSVTRTFEKRPITELIRTDSTAQMVATSLLANDKLINISPGTSKGSPIDENAILPSIESISMNQLTETGNNLLKQINKLATPVNDILNKANTGEGTLGRVINDEQLYDHLDGAVAETRDTVSRLKTTIEKINSGEGSAGKLVNDPELYDSLNRTVAQLEAISADIKAGRGSAGKFVSDDALYNETRAAVTDLRKAVSQFNDIAADLKVVSADLRDGKGSAGKLLKDEALYNDARSALDRFNTVAAKLDAILGDAHNGKGTLGKILNDETLYNNLSVTANNVATFTGEGTQLVKDFRANPKKFLRIKLALF